DNA from Lates calcarifer isolate ASB-BC8 linkage group LG14, TLL_Latcal_v3, whole genome shotgun sequence:
GGTGCGCTTGGTCAACAACGAGTCAAAGTAACGTAAGTCATGTTTTGAAAACGTACTAACTGCGaacttttctgtttcttatttAGTGTTTTACCCTCTCGGACGCTGAAGGGCATGGTGACGACACCGTAGGCGCTGGGGACTCCGTACAGACAGCAGATGAAGTCGGACAGGTAGTCCAACACACTCAGGTCGTGCTCCACCACAATGATATACCTGGAATAAATCACACGTTTATATGCGTGTCATATATGAACAATTAAACTGGTTTATGTTGCAGACTGTCCCTTTAAATAAGGAGTTTTTACCTGTCTGGAGTGATGAGCGAGCGGATGGTGATGGCAGCCTTCAGCCTCTGTTTAACATCCAGGTAACTGGACGGTTCGTCAAACATAAAACTGCAGTAGAAACGCAGTAGAAACAGAGTGAAGCTGTCAGAGTCTGTGTTGTTGGGGTGAAagtagaataaataaatgaatgaatgtttttcctcacaTGTCGGCCCTCTGGATGCAGACGACGGCGCAGGCGAacctctgcagctctcctccGGACAAATCCTCCACGTTCCTCTCCCGCAGGTGACTCAGATCTGCCCGGCGACAACACAAAAATCAACCAATCACAGTTAAGATGACGTCAGTTTACAGCCAATTAAAACCACCGATGATTTATTTGATAAGTCACTACACTCATCTGCTTAAAGGCAAAGTTTAACGtttgtgtattagtgtgtgtgttttacctaGCTGTTCACAGACGAtgtcttgtgtgtctgtgtcgtcTTTCCTGCTCAAGATGGCCCCTACTGACCCCTGGTGGCAGAGGTGAGGAATTACAACCAAACTGAACTCaaaactgctgcagcacagGTTTAAAAATTGACACACTGAGTCGACGTTGTTTACCTTGACGGTCTTTGGGATCTGGTCGACGTACTGCGGTTTGACGATGGCCCGCAGGTCGTCCTCCAGGATTTTGGTGAAGTAGTTCTGCAGCTCGGATCCTCTGAAGTAGGTCAAGATCTCCTGCCAGTCTGGAGGATTCTGGGACGACATTTTCAGTTTAAGGTAcaacaccacagcagcagcactcaacCCTTCATAACTCAGGCCTGCACAAGTAAATCCACAACACCTGACAGtaacatgactgtgtgtaagtgtgtgtttgaaaactTACATCATACTTCCCCAGGTTGGGTTTCTGTTTTCCAGCCAGGATCTTCAGAGCTGTGGACTTCCCGATACCGTTGGTCCCCACAAGACCCAGAACCTCACCGGGCCTGGGGATAGgcagcctgcacacacagacacacacaggtactCAAATCAGGATTACAACTTGTTTATAGACCTTTTTATTGAAGAGtaagatctttttttcttaaccagaaacagctgtttcatcagtgccagactccattgagaaaaatgGGAATTTAACCAAGAAGAACAcgggagttgctggaataccactgcctccatctgttaagtttgtttgtgttattgtgtgattttttgCGTTGGACGAAGTACTCAGATACTTTACTGGagtacaataacacaaacaaactaaaagatcgaggcagcagctcctgtgttctgctcagtaaaattcctgtttttgttaatggagtctggtagagatgtTTATATCCTTTCCTTGGTTACTTTCCACACTATAAAAGCAGCGTACCGGTGCAGTTTGAAGGAGTTGGcacagtatctgtgtgtggtTTCCTTCTCCAGGTTGCTGGGCAGGTTGACGATCGACAACGCTCCGAATGGACATTTCTACGACAACAAAAGGACGTCAGAACAACGCAGAAAGACGAAGACTCAAAACCTGAACAGGTGTCGTTCTGTAAGTGTTTTTACCTTGATGCAGATACCACAGCCTATACACAGAGACTCTGAGATCCAAACAATCTTACTCTGTGGAGTCACCTCGATACACAGCTTACCTGCAGACACAGGTGTGAATACAAATTAATATCAAGtgttgaatgtttgtgtttcttgtgttgAGGCTGGTTCTTCTTCTGAAAGATCACTCACCCATTCGGACCACAGGGCAGCTCTTCTTGCACTCCTGACGGCATTTCTTAGGTTTACATTTGTCATGGTTGACGATGGCGATCCTGGTGTTTTTATCCGCCATGATGGAGGGCTGGAATGACGGACGCTAGCACctgaggagctgagagagaagctgACGATGAGAAGGTACGTATGCACGGTTCATGGTGATGTAGGGGACGGCGGTCAAGCTCGAACCTGTGTCCACAAGCACACTGTTAACTCTGCTGAAGCAACACATTCAATTCTGAGCACAGCCTTTAACTCTAACAATGGGCTGCCATACATCCACTACCACAGCCCTGAACCAGTCTCTGTCACATATATAAAGCTCTCTGGCTGATTCAGATCCTGGTTCAGTGTGGGGGTTCATTTCAGGCCTCAAGGAGACGAATTACAGCAAATGTAGCAGCTAGCAAACCAGTACAGCTGCCGCTTTGCAGTCTTTCGCAGGCAGAGTGAGtcataccagactccatttaaAAGTCTGCGGATTTTATTGTTACCTCACGTCTAAACGTACAGGCGTGGAGCTGCGTGATTTATGGCCTTTTAACTATTCAGTGGTATCCCGCTGGTCAATTCGGCCCGCGATAAACACGTAACAGTAGACGATACGTGGATAAAAATGAAGATTGTAACTACGATTAACGTGTAAACCTTTCAACAGCCCACCGCCGCAACGTACCGAAACGGGCGGTGGCGACCAGTACCAAAGTTGGATTTGTCCTTAAATAACCCGCTGACATATGGGTCATTCATATGCCGAATTCATTAACTGATCATGGCCATccacaacaaaatgtaattggGTGCTTTTATATATACACTTTTATCAGAGGGCAAGTAAAGCTTAAACTGGCAAATAACCGAACGGAATTTGCAGCACCACCAAAAGAAAACGCAGTCTTCTCAAGGCCCCTCTGCCACTAACAGCAGCTGTATTAAATAACTACTCTGTCTAACCATTAACCAACTCTTCTAATGTATTCACAGGGACATAATCAGCTGTTTTAAAAGCTTAGCCGGAGCCTGAACGCACCATTAAGTACGATCTTCACAGGCTGCTAACGGTAAGCTAACGATTAGCTTCACATTTAACGACATAAGCGACGGAGGCCCCGCACTTTGACAGCTGCTCTGTAACGGATCATCGGTCATTTCTGTGGCAAAACGAGCCCCAAATAGCGACAAAATCCAGGGCGATGGGTTAAAGACTCACCCCTCTTCGGCTCCCGTACCCCGACTTGGAGGAAAACAGACGAGAAACGACGTCTGGACACAAATAATCGGGAGTCAAACTTCTTTTTTCCAGCAACGTGTTCGTCTCCTGGAAGCCGGCTGGAAAGATGGCGGGAGAGACGCATACAGCGCGCGACGCAGCACATGACGTCACTAAGACGCGACCTACAC
Protein-coding regions in this window:
- the abce1 gene encoding LOW QUALITY PROTEIN: ATP-binding cassette sub-family E member 1 (The sequence of the model RefSeq protein was modified relative to this genomic sequence to represent the inferred CDS: deleted 3 bases in 2 codons), with translation MADKNTRIAIVNHDKCKPKKCRQECKKSCPVVRMGKLCIEVTPQSKIVWISESLCIGCGICIKKCPFGALSIVNLPSNLEKETTHRYCANSFKLHRLPIPRPGEVLGLVGTNGIGKSTALKILAGKQKPNLGKYDNPPDWQEILTYFRGSELQNYFTKILEDDLRAIVKPQYVDQIPKTVKGSVGAILSRKDDTDTQDIVCEQLDLSHLRERNVEDLSGGELQRFACAVVCIQRADIFMFDEPSSYLDVKQRLKAAITIRSLITPDRYIIVVEHDLSVLDYLSDFICCLYGVPSAYGVVTMPFSVREGINIFLDGYVPTENLRFRETSLVFKVAETANEEEVKRLRHYQYPDMAKTMGEFTLEIKGGEFTDSEIMVMLGENGTGKTTFIRMLAGGLKPDGGGEVPILNVSYKPQTISPKFKGSVRALLHEKIRDAYTHPQFITDVMKPLQIESIIDQDVQNLSGGELQRVALTLCLGKTGDVYLIDEPSAYLDSEQRLMAARVIKRYILHAKKTAFVVEHDFIMATYLADRVIVFDGIPSRKTAANTPQSLLAGMNRFLSLLEITFRRDPNNFRPRINKLNSIKDTEQKKSGNYFFLDD